One Littorina saxatilis isolate snail1 linkage group LG14, US_GU_Lsax_2.0, whole genome shotgun sequence genomic region harbors:
- the LOC138947848 gene encoding cilia- and flagella-associated protein 410-like: protein MAVTVAIALFMIFWLSLVKKVKSDDWEKRHPAAIPVATASFILGFLRASQIQDASIVRRMPNLEVCSLSVNNLSSLEDFSHCTNLQELYIRKNRVGSLTDVVYLKELEKLRVLWLADNPCSQGDNYRMTVLRTLPNLQKLEEEEDSGVEASANHLQPERSKGGPSFGISVSDLHKNRLQQQQDSVKLSWEETNQIRAQLGLKPLPMSKVTTNKSVTTGATKARNANVLQSVLLLIRELDKDSLEVVHNSVQRSSSTDCSLATWCHTTTDGWLTAVSHSLTAAVRRGIYRAVT from the exons ATGGCAGTGACGGTGGCAATAGCACTGTTCATGATCTTCTGGTTGTCCCTCGTGAAGAAAGTCAAATCTGATGACTGGGAGAAAAGACATCCTGCTGCCATTCCTGTTGCCACAGCCAGTTTCATCTTAGGCTTTCTCAG GGCGTCACAGATTCAGGATGCCAGCATCGTGCGCAGAATGCCAAACCTGGAGGTGTGCAGTCTCAG TGTCAACAACCTGTCGTCGCTGGAGGATTTCTCCCACTGCACCAACCTGCAGGAGTTGTACATCCGTAAGAACCGCGTGGGGAGCCTGACGGACGTTGTGTACCTCAAGGAACTTGAGAAACTGCGGGTGCTCTGGCTGGCCGACAACCCCTGCTCACAGGGAGACAACTATCGCATGACCGTCTTACGCACGCTGCCGAACTTGCAGAAActggaggaagaggaggacaGTGGGGTGGAAGCATCAGCCAATCATCTTCAGCCTGAGAGGTCAAAGGGCGGGCCTAGTTTTGGCATCAGCGTGTCCGACCTTCACAAGAATCGTCTCCAGCAGCAACAAGACTCGGTCAAACTCAGCTGGGAAGAAACAAA TCAAATCCGCGCCCAACTGGGGTTGAAGCCATTGCCGATGTCCAAGGTCACAACCAACAAGTCGGTCACCACAGGCGCTACAAAAGCCAGG AACGCCAACGTCCTTCAGTCGGTGTTGCTGTTGATACGAGAGTTGGACAAGGACAGCTTGGAGGTCGTTCACAACTCCGTACAGCGAAG TTCAAGTACCGACTGCAGCCTGGCGACATGGTGTCATACAACAACAGACGGATGGCTCACGGCCGTGTCGCATTCACTTACCGCAGCGGTCAGGAGAGGCATTTACAG GGCTGTTACCTGA